The stretch of DNA ACTGATGGATAATTTCTTGAGATTGTCTGTGACTTCTACTACTCATGCAAAGCCAATTATTGAAAAGCGTTACTTTGCATGGGGCGAAATATTGTATAACGCTGAATAAGCTTTTCTAATATTTTGGCTTTGCACCTTATTATGTGATTAAAAATAAGGGGTGAAGCAAATTGAAATATACGAATGCTAAAAAAATATTACCTGAAAAGTTAATTATAGAGATCCAACAGTATGTTCAAGGAGAGACTATTTACATTCCTAAACAGGAGAAGGAATATAACAGCTGGGGAAGCTTAAGTGGCGGAAGACAGTGGCTTGAGCACCGGAATGCCGCTATTAGACATGCTTTTAAGAATAATAGCAGTATTGAGCAGCTTGCTAAGGAATATTTTCTCTCAATTGAAACCATTAAGAAAATTGTTTATTCACATAATGGAGACTGATGAATATTTTCATCAGTTTTTTTTATGTCAAAAATGGTTCTAAGTTATTGTTTTCATTTAAATAGCCTATTGCACTCTTTAGAATATGAATAGGAAAAATGGAAATCAAGAAAGTGAGGCAATAGTAACTATGGGCGAACAAAAAAGCAGAAGCAGACATCTGATTGATCAGGAGATTATTAGTGCCATTGATTTAATACCAACAAGCGATCTTTCCGAAACAACGCTAATGGAATCACGTAAAAATCAATCAAAGATGTTACCGCAAATCGATGTAACACAGATGTTCCCTGTCACATTCGAAGAAAGGGTGGTGCCAAGTTATTTTGGCGGTCCTGATATTCGCATAGAAATTATTAAGCCTAGCCAACCAAAATATAAAAAGATGCCGTTATATTATTCGATTCACGGTGGAGGAATGGTTTTGGGTAGTCCAGTCGTTGATCGTCCAGGTAATGCGTCACTGGCTGCACAACATGGTTTTTGTTGTGTATCCGTGTATTATCGCCTGGCGCCAGAACATGTTCAGCCAAGTCAATTGCAGGATTGCTATTCAGGCCTAAAATGGTGTATTGAACATGCCGAGGAATTAGCGATAGATACTCAGAAAGTCGCTCTTGCAGGCAGCAGCGCTGGCGGTGGTTTAGCAGCGGGTCTGGCCCTATACATTCGTGATCAGAAGGAATTCGATATCCATCATCTAAGGCTGCGTAGCCCAATGTTCGATGACCGTATGAGTATTTCGCCAGAACATCCTTATGCTGGTGAATTTGTTTGGACAAAGCGAAGTAATTACTTTGGCTGGAAATCTGTCTTAGGGCATGAACCCGGTCAGGAGGGGGTAAGTGAGTATTACGTGCCTGCGCGTGCAAAATCACTGGCTGGTTTACCACCAACTTATATGAGTATAGGCAGCATTGATTTGTTCATCGATGAAGTCTTATTATTTGCAAAACAACTGGTCTTTGATGGCGTCTTAGTTGAATTGCATGTTTACCCTGGATATCATCATTTGGCTCCAATGTTTCCGAATGCACATTTTTCTCAAGAAGGCGCTAAAGCAAGTGAATACGCCTTACTGAAAGCTCTGGAGTTACTTTGAT from Paenibacillus sophorae encodes:
- a CDS encoding CD3324 family protein; translated protein: MKYTNAKKILPEKLIIEIQQYVQGETIYIPKQEKEYNSWGSLSGGRQWLEHRNAAIRHAFKNNSSIEQLAKEYFLSIETIKKIVYSHNGD
- a CDS encoding alpha/beta hydrolase, whose translation is MGEQKSRSRHLIDQEIISAIDLIPTSDLSETTLMESRKNQSKMLPQIDVTQMFPVTFEERVVPSYFGGPDIRIEIIKPSQPKYKKMPLYYSIHGGGMVLGSPVVDRPGNASLAAQHGFCCVSVYYRLAPEHVQPSQLQDCYSGLKWCIEHAEELAIDTQKVALAGSSAGGGLAAGLALYIRDQKEFDIHHLRLRSPMFDDRMSISPEHPYAGEFVWTKRSNYFGWKSVLGHEPGQEGVSEYYVPARAKSLAGLPPTYMSIGSIDLFIDEVLLFAKQLVFDGVLVELHVYPGYHHLAPMFPNAHFSQEGAKASEYALLKALELL